In one window of Actinomycetota bacterium DNA:
- the rpmB gene encoding 50S ribosomal protein L28, with product MSKVCVVCGKHPSAARNVSHSHRVTNRTVYPNIQRVTAVIDGSPKKVNVCTKCLKAGKVTRG from the coding sequence ATGTCGAAGGTCTGCGTCGTGTGCGGCAAGCATCCGAGCGCGGCTCGCAACGTGAGCCACAGCCACCGGGTCACGAACCGCACCGTCTACCCGAACATCCAGCGCGTCACCGCCGTCATCGACGGCTCGCCGAAGAAGGTCAACGTGTGCACGAAGTGCCTCAAGGCCGGCAAGGTCACGCGCGGGTAG